A region from the Mya arenaria isolate MELC-2E11 chromosome 2, ASM2691426v1 genome encodes:
- the LOC128213695 gene encoding CCR4-NOT transcription complex subunit 6-like, with protein sequence MFGPGWSFCNCQVNVNSILPRTTPGGLPPEGKINQRLLITTAHMHWDPEFSDVKLIQTMMLMSELKKVVEESNASIQSTEQGDCNSIPIILCGDLNSLPESGVIEYLQTGKVPSNHIDFKELGYEASLQAFNCHDTSTHLTHMFRLAKAYEDNIMKYTNYTFEFKGIIDYIFYSRKYMNLLGVLGPMDENWFIENKVVGCPHPHIPSDHFSLFVEFEMPVPYPDINTILKEDSHKPSSLGAIGSGVHRENKNR encoded by the exons ATGTTTGGTCCGGGCTGGTCTTTTTGCAACTGTCAAGTGAATGTCAACTCAATTTTACCCAGGACCACCCCAG GTGGTTTGCCACCGGAGGGGAAGATAAACCAGCGTCTGCTGATCACAACGGCCCACATGCACTGGGACCCAGAGTTCTCGGACGTGAAGCTCATCCAGACCATGATGCTCATGTCTGAGCTGAAGAAGGTCGTAGAGGAGAGTAACGCATCCATCCAGTCCACTGAGCAAGGCGACTGTAATTCCATTCCTATCATCCTCTGTGGTGATCTCAACTCCCTTCCTGAGTCAG GTGTGATAGAGTACCTGCAGACAGGGAAGGTTCCTAGCAACCACATTGACTTCAAGGAGCTTGGTTACGAGGCCAGTCTCCAGGCCTTCAACTGTCACGACACATCCACACATCTTACACATATGTTCCGCCTTGCTAAGGCATACGAGGACAACATAATGAAATACACTAATTACAC GTTTGAGTTTAAGGGTATTATCGACTACATCTTCTACTCTCGCAAATACATGAACCTGCTTGGTGTACTTGGGCCTATGGATGAGAACTGGTTTATTGAGAACAAGGTTGTTGGCTGCCCACACCCGCATATCCCCTCGGATCATTTCTCGCTGTTTGTCGAGTTTGAGATGCCTGTGCCGTACCCAGACATCAATACCATTCTCAAGGAAGATTCTCACAAGCCAAGCTCCCTCGGTGCAATTGGCAGTGGCGTCCACagggaaaataaaaacagataG